The Tripterygium wilfordii isolate XIE 37 chromosome 21, ASM1340144v1, whole genome shotgun sequence genome segment AGAGAGCTTCTGGATACATGTGGTCTTTCTGCAGAAGAACAGTCATTGATGTTACAGGAAGTGCAGCTTAGGAAAACGAGTACAAGTGAGGAAATTAATGATCTTCAGGAGAAAAAAGAACTTCAATCTTCAACTGTCAGAGAAAGTTCAGAAAAATTTAGGCGATTTGATATGGTTGATGGCTGCTCAGATCATCGCTATCTTGATGGTCTCGGCAAGGGATTGGCATTATCTCAGGTCTGAAATAGAACAATGTTTTTACACTAACTATATGAATTCATGGGTTCAAACAGTCGTGATAATGCTTTGCCATACTTTTCTTCCTAACAGATGAAAAGAGTTTGGTTGAAGAAGGTTCAACAAGAATGGAATATTCTTCAGAAAGATCTTCCTGGTCGGTACCTTATTTATCTCCTGTCATAATATATCTTGGAGAAATGAAATGACTTTGTTCTGTTTGTGACCCCCCTTTTTTCATCTTATTCAAGGTTTTGCTTAGGTAACGGCAAATAAAATACGATTTCAGGTAAATAAAGTtaaaatgaagagaaattgcTGGATAACGTAGTAGATTTTAGCCTCTAGAGAGCAGGTGGTGAATTCCCCACCCCCAATCCCCTCCCCGTAATTTTTTATAGGTTTGTTGAAATTAATTTGCAAAAGTGATTGATAAGATGATCTGAAGTCACTTGATAGTCAGGAACTAGCTaatttcaagaagaaattgTCTTTTTATTTAAGTAAATATATGAATTCACTAACTATACACATAGTTTCCTTTGTAACCTCAACAGAAACAATCTTTGTCCGCGTATATGAGGAACGGATGGATCTCCTTCGAGCAGCCATTATTGGTGCACCTGGAACTCCTTATCATGACGGGCTGTTCTTCTTTGACATCCATCTACCTCTGGACTATCCTCATGAACCGCCTGTAAGTTATCTTTCCGGGTTTCCAGTGCTTTTCCTTAATACATATTTTACTTTGATGGATGGCTCTGAGCGGGACAACTTGAGATTTGGTGGCTTAAAAGCAAGATCGCCCCATGACATTCTGCTCCACTAAGAAGGGTATGAGAAGTTTCCTAATTGTGACGGTCAGGGTGATGAAGTTTAAACTGCATTCAAGAGAAGTTTAAATGTCTATTATTCTAACTTCTACCATCTGCTTGTAATGATCACCGCATTTAAAATGTAAAGGGCGAGAAAAAAACTCATGCATTTCCTATAAATATGGAATCTTATGCAGTTGGTGCATTATCATTCCGGTGGCCTTCGTGTTAACCCTAATTTGTACGAGTCCGGGAAGGTTTGTTTGAGTCTCCTCAATACATGGACAGGCACAGAAACTGAAGTATGGAATCCCGAAAGCTCCAGTATCTTGCAAGTACTTCTCTCTCTCCAGGCCCTTGTGCTTAATGAAAAACCTTATTTTAACGAGGCTGGTTATGATAAGCATATGGGAAGGGCAAAGGGGGAGAAAAATTCAGTAAGCTACAACGAGAATGCCTTTCTCATGACCTGCAAGTCCATGATATACATACTTCAGAGGCCACCTAAGGTGAATTTGCATAATGTTTAAGATGATTTTACTACTATAGTTGTGGTGTTATTTTCGATAGTTACCTGTCGTGATGAATTCATTTTTCAGAAAACTtgcatttttatttcaaatttacTCTGGAGGAGTCTTGTGGTACATTTAAGTTCCATATATGATTTTACTGTTGCAGCATTTTGAGGCACTCGTAGAGGAGCACTTTAGGCAACGATCCCAAGACATTCTGTCGGCTTGTGAGGCATATATGGAAGGAGCTCCGGTAACATGTCCATCGGGGAGTACACAAAAAGAGCATGCAAACCCATCAGGAAATTCAACAGGGTTCAAACTTATGCTCGGTAAACTCTTCCCAAAGCTTGCGGAGGCATTTTCTGATAAGGGAATCAACTGCAGCCAATTCGCTTGAGCCAGAAAAATGAATGCGCTACAGAGATAATCGTGAGGTCATTCGTACCATGTCTATAGTCTGTATTGTATAATATCCACGAATTAATGCAAGTTCAGCTTCTGTATTTTTTCcttctcaataaaaaaaaattacaaattactCGGTAAGAGTTGTGATGCTGTAAATGTACTGTATTCTGGTGCTGTAAAACCTGGGGGAGTGGGGAAGCATTGTATCATATTCTGATTTGcagaaataaaataagaaaaacaagATCTGGATTGGTTTGGTTTATACTTGATGGTTTTCGCTCTCTTTGAATCGTATTCAGTTCTGATGATTTTTGAGTTGTCTGGAGTTCTAAGGAACACGATTTTCTTGTTGCTCCTTTTGCTGAAACTATAGAGAATGCTTTTTTGCTGAACATTCTGTAAAGCAAAAAAGCATTTATTGAAGACGACTTCAATAATCTCCACTGCGCATAACCTTGACAAATAAAATCTTGAGGAAGAAAATATAATGAACAAGTGAATGTGAAAGACCGAAAGCAGTACTCTGATAGAAAATGTGTATACATTCTACATCAATTGTGATAATTATCATTCCCTTTAGGTTCCGTTTGGGATTTCGTATAGAATAATATACTATTGCATTCTTGTGCATTAACTACACTATTCTACTAAGGAAATGTGACTAGGTTAACAGTTGATTGGGTTAAGAATATTTGTGTTCaaaattcgatttcaatgagaaatatTTCCCtgtcatatttaaaaaaaaataaaaaatcttgcacttttttccttgtttggacgtggatcaaatttcaaaccCCCCACCCAAACAAAAGTCTTACTAAAAGGTAAAAACAACTACTAaagtgttgaatgaaaatgcaCTCTTTATTTTTGTCTCAACCAAACAAGTCCGGACATATGCTTCGTTTCGAAAGGCGGTAAAGACAGACGTATAAAGACTGCAGCTTCATGACGGTGATGCTCTCATTTGCCACAAATGGACTCGAATACCAGTTCATCTCCGCCTTCACTGCAAAAACGTAGTGCTAGGATTCATCCAATTTTCTCAATCACCCTTTTGAAACGCCGTAAATTTTCAGTGAGTCTTCTCCTCCTCTGTTCTTTCATCAGTGTTTCCCTCTTCGCCAATCCCTGTGCCTCCGACGTTGTCTATTCCTCCCAGATCGTATACTCTACTTACTGCAATCACGTCGTCCCTGATTCCCCCCTTGAATCCCCCACCTTCTTGGGGGGCCTCACAGCCCAAAACCTTCGCTTGCAGTCTGCATTCTTCTCTGGCGGCTCCGAAATCCTCGGCAAAGTCTCTCAGTTCAATTCCGGCCAGCCAAATTACGTTATGTTCAATGCCCACAACGCACGTAAGACATTGCAGAATGGAACTTATGCGATCAGAGGGAATTTGTTGTTTCAAACGCCTCATAATGCTGTATATAGACCCTCAGATCACAGCAAAGTGTTTCAGGTCCGGGGACCGAGGTTTCCGGTGAGGCGAGGTGTGGCGAATTTTAAGCTTAATGGGTATTGGTCACAATCTACTGGGAAGCTTTGTATGGTCGGATCTGGGTCAAGCTACAAGAATGCAAAAACTGGTAATTTAGGATTTTTTAATGTTGTTCTTAAACTCGATTATCCGGTTAATTCAAGTGCTTTTGATAGTTTGGTGAAGGGGGTTTTAGAGAGTGTGGATGATAAGAGTAGTGGAACTTATTTTGAACCTATTTCAATATTGGGTATGTCTAAAATATTGAGTTATGAGTACAGATTGATTGAGAAGGGAAATGAATGTTTAAGTGGAAATGACGAAGGAGAGAATCTGCCTCTCAGTGCGGCAAGCAGAGGTTTGTGTAGGCTTCTCAGTCAGACCTCTCATAAGTTTGAATTGGATTACGGGAGTAATTGCCATCATGAAACTTGCGATGTTCTTGGTGTTGCTGGTAAATACATGCCCAATGTAATGTTTTTCAAGGGTATTAGGTGCATTGAGAATAAAAAAATGCAGATGTTGCTTGGTTTTCGTAATTCTAGTACTGTAACCTACAGTTCTAGATTTCCTTTTGATCCTCATACCACGTTGGTTGCTGAGGGAAGCTGGGATCAGAAGAAGAACAGGCTTTGTGCTGTTGCTTGCCGAATTATGAACATCACAGAGTCTTTAACTGGTGCGTTTGTTGGTAATTGTTCCACTAAGTTGAGCTTGAGGTTTCCTGCAGTTTTGTCTCTAAGAAATCAGAGTACAATGTTGGGGCAAATTTATATCGATACAACAGAAGATGGAATGGGTTACTATGGTAAGATCACATTTCGTAGCTTTTGGGGAGACCCAGTGGCTCTGCCTGGTGTCAATTATGAATATACTGAGATCGATAATGTAGGAAAATCTTGTTCACATAAGACTTCTGAAAGTAGGGGGGAGACATACCCTAATGGGTATTCTTTGGACATGAGATTTGATATGTCTGTGACAGATAGCAAAGGAAAATTATCAAGAGGATATGCATCCCCGTTATTTGTGGGTGATCAATTATCATATGCCAACTTATTGTATGGTCCTGGTATTAATCATATTGAGCCCCCACTCCGATCAAATGAAAACTACCAGAATCTGCTAAAAATCAGTTATAGATTGAGTTTCAAACCTGCTAGTTTCATGTCCAATCATTATACGTCTTTGTCTGAAGCAGTACATATATCCGCTGAAGGCATTTATGACAGGAGCATTGGTGTTTTGTGTATGAGAGGTTGTAGACGCTTACGATCAAATGATctgaaattaatgaaaaatgatTCAATGGACTGTGGGGTTGTTATTAATGTCCACTTTCCTCCATTGAATGCAAAGGGCGGTGAAAGTGTCAAGGGAACCATTATGAGTACACGGAACAAGTCAGACCCTATGTACTTTGAACGCCTGGAGTTGTCTTCAAACTCAATTTACACTACGCAAGCTAAAGAATCCATTTGGAGAATGGATCTTGAGATTACAATGGTCTTGATCTCCAATACCCTGGCATGCGTGTTTGTAGGCTTGCAGCTGTTTTATATGAAGAAGTATCCAGACGTGCTTCCCTTCATTTCTGTGGTCATGCTACTGATCCTTACACTGGGATACATGATTCCTCTAATATTAAACTTTGAAGCCTTGTTTCTGGCAAATCCTAACCATCAGAATGTTTTCCCTGGGGGAGGAGGATGGCTTGAAGTAAATGAAATAATGGTAAGGGTGGTAACAATGATAGCTTTCCTTTTGCAATTTCGTCTTCTCCAGCTCACTTGGTCTGCAAGACAGAGTAATGATAGCCAGAAGGGCTTGTGGAAATATGAGAAAAAGGTACTCTATGTTTCTTTACCATTATATATACTTGGTGGGTTGGTTGCtttgtatatatactatatgaAGAATTCTCACCGGAGCCCCTTTTTGCTACACCATGATGCTATTCCTCCCCAACGGAATGTGTACCAAATTTATACTCAGAGGCATTTGTACCAACAACATTCGCTCTGGGATGGCCTCAAGTCTTATGGTGGTTTGGTTCTTGACAGTTTCCTGCTTCCACAGATTTTATTCAACTTGTTCCTTGACTCGAGAGAAATGGCTCTTGCTGCTTCCTTTTACAGTGGAACTACCCTTGTTCGATTGCTGCCTCATGCATATGATCTTTACAG includes the following:
- the LOC119989379 gene encoding uncharacterized protein LOC119989379, translated to MDSNTSSSPPSLQKRSARIHPIFSITLLKRRKFSVSLLLLCSFISVSLFANPCASDVVYSSQIVYSTYCNHVVPDSPLESPTFLGGLTAQNLRLQSAFFSGGSEILGKVSQFNSGQPNYVMFNAHNARKTLQNGTYAIRGNLLFQTPHNAVYRPSDHSKVFQVRGPRFPVRRGVANFKLNGYWSQSTGKLCMVGSGSSYKNAKTGNLGFFNVVLKLDYPVNSSAFDSLVKGVLESVDDKSSGTYFEPISILGMSKILSYEYRLIEKGNECLSGNDEGENLPLSAASRGLCRLLSQTSHKFELDYGSNCHHETCDVLGVAGKYMPNVMFFKGIRCIENKKMQMLLGFRNSSTVTYSSRFPFDPHTTLVAEGSWDQKKNRLCAVACRIMNITESLTGAFVGNCSTKLSLRFPAVLSLRNQSTMLGQIYIDTTEDGMGYYGKITFRSFWGDPVALPGVNYEYTEIDNVGKSCSHKTSESRGETYPNGYSLDMRFDMSVTDSKGKLSRGYASPLFVGDQLSYANLLYGPGINHIEPPLRSNENYQNLLKISYRLSFKPASFMSNHYTSLSEAVHISAEGIYDRSIGVLCMRGCRRLRSNDLKLMKNDSMDCGVVINVHFPPLNAKGGESVKGTIMSTRNKSDPMYFERLELSSNSIYTTQAKESIWRMDLEITMVLISNTLACVFVGLQLFYMKKYPDVLPFISVVMLLILTLGYMIPLILNFEALFLANPNHQNVFPGGGGWLEVNEIMVRVVTMIAFLLQFRLLQLTWSARQSNDSQKGLWKYEKKVLYVSLPLYILGGLVALYIYYMKNSHRSPFLLHHDAIPPQRNVYQIYTQRHLYQQHSLWDGLKSYGGLVLDSFLLPQILFNLFLDSREMALAASFYSGTTLVRLLPHAYDLYRAHISSWVFELSDIYADHKVDFYSTSWNIVIPCVGLLFAMLIFLQQRFGGRCILPKRFRERASYEMVPVVSGVELQGEQIQKNFFTL